Proteins encoded in a region of the Panicum hallii strain FIL2 chromosome 3, PHallii_v3.1, whole genome shotgun sequence genome:
- the LOC112885981 gene encoding UNC93-like protein 3 isoform X3, with protein sequence MDAQRDEEAAAAAGLLLAAPAGSTRSPAADAHILSAAFLFVFAAYGAAQNLESTVNTEDPVHLLHALLGGRAAGGDAAGAQARARRRQQRLRALHPRQPRPDMGTYLTSAALSHARDNNLPEGQTLGNFTGEFWGIIASTQVIGNLLSLALLRNEKDGGSVTGKNLLFVVFLGCMIVGIVLLCLLSKREEKGYNDPLHSSFGAMLESLKDRRMPFIIPLMVYIGLEHAFVWAVFTKSIVTPVLGISGVGGAMTIYGAACAVCALVTGYLTSGLYSATLIVSFGAIVQAVVLFWLLLFYSPMDRVLGAAAPLLIGALWGVGDGMLNTQLNAVVGLMFEDAKEAAFAQFKVWECGAIATIFFLSLHIMLQVMLVLMTASLVISFGAFLFLTIAVEKSSSAVRS encoded by the exons ATGGATGCCCAGCGCGACGAGGaggccgcagccgcagccgggctgctcctcgccgcgccggcgggCAGCACGCGGAGCCCCGCGGCCGACGCGCACATCCTCTCCGCCGCCTTCCTCTTCGTCTTCGCCGCCTACGGCGCCGCCCAGAACCTCGAAAGCACCGTCAACACG GAGGATCCTGTACACCTCCTTCACGCTCTTCTCGGTGGTCGCGCCGCCGGTGGTGACGCGGCTGGGGCCCAAGCGCGCGCTCGTCGTCGGCAGCAGCGGCTACGTGCTCTTCATCCTCGCCAACCTCGTCCCGACATG GGTACATATCTTACATCGGCTGCCCTGAGTCATGCAAGAGACAATAATTTGCCCGAGGGTCAAACTTTGGGAAACTTCACTGGAGAGTTCTGGGGAATTATAGCTAGCACGCAG GTCATTGGAAATTTGCTCTCGCTTGCTCTACTGAGAAATGAAAAG GATGGAGGAAGTGTCACAGGGAAAAATCTTTTATTTGTTGTGTTTCTTGGCTGCATGATAGTGGGCATTGTATTATTGTGTTTACTGTCCAAAAGAGAGGAGAAAGGATATAATGATCCATTGCATTCCTCATTCGGAGCTATGTTGGAGTCACTCAAGGACCGAAGAATGCCTTTTATTATCCCTCTTATGGTATATATAGGCCTAGAACATGCGTTTGTCTG GGCTGTATTCACAAAGAGCATTGTAACACCTGTGCTTGGCATTTCTGGAGTTGGTGGAGCCATGACTATCTATGGTGCAGCTTGTGCAGTT TGTGCACTGGTTACTGGATATTTGACCTCTGGACTTTATTCAGCTACATTAATAGTGTCATTTGGAGCTATTGTCCAGGCTGTAGTCCTATTCTGGTTGCTTCTTTTTTACAG CCCAATGGATCGAGTGCTTGGCGCAGCGGCTCCGCTACTCATAGGCGCCTTATGGGGTGTTGGTGATGGGATGTTGAATACACAATTAAATGCAGTTGTTGGACTTATGTTCGAAGATGCCAAG GAAGCTGCCTTTGCACAGTTCAAGGTCTGGGAATGTGGTGCCATTGCCACCATCTTTTTCCTGAGCCTGCACATCATGCTACAGGTCATGCTCGTGTTGATGACTGCGTCCCTCGTCATCTCATTCGGCGCGTTCCTATTCCTCACAATTGCCGTCGAGAAGTCATCATCGGCTGTCAGATCCTGA
- the LOC112885981 gene encoding UNC93-like protein 3 isoform X1, whose translation MDAQRDEEAAAAAGLLLAAPAGSTRSPAADAHILSAAFLFVFAAYGAAQNLESTVNTEDPVHLLHALLGGRAAGGDAAGAQARARRRQQRLRALHPRQPRPDMVRALYTIVPASLYLGFCALIIWVGQGTYLTSAALSHARDNNLPEGQTLGNFTGEFWGIIASTQVIGNLLSLALLRNEKDGGSVTGKNLLFVVFLGCMIVGIVLLCLLSKREEKGYNDPLHSSFGAMLESLKDRRMPFIIPLMVYIGLEHAFVWAVFTKSIVTPVLGISGVGGAMTIYGAACAVCALVTGYLTSGLYSATLIVSFGAIVQAVVLFWLLLFYSPMDRVLGAAAPLLIGALWGVGDGMLNTQLNAVVGLMFEDAKEAAFAQFKVWECGAIATIFFLSLHIMLQVMLVLMTASLVISFGAFLFLTIAVEKSSSAVRS comes from the exons ATGGATGCCCAGCGCGACGAGGaggccgcagccgcagccgggctgctcctcgccgcgccggcgggCAGCACGCGGAGCCCCGCGGCCGACGCGCACATCCTCTCCGCCGCCTTCCTCTTCGTCTTCGCCGCCTACGGCGCCGCCCAGAACCTCGAAAGCACCGTCAACACG GAGGATCCTGTACACCTCCTTCACGCTCTTCTCGGTGGTCGCGCCGCCGGTGGTGACGCGGCTGGGGCCCAAGCGCGCGCTCGTCGTCGGCAGCAGCGGCTACGTGCTCTTCATCCTCGCCAACCTCGTCCCGACATGGTGCGTGCATT GTACACAATAGTGCCAGCTTCACTATACCTTGGTTTTTGTGCATTGATCATTTGGGTGGGTCAG GGTACATATCTTACATCGGCTGCCCTGAGTCATGCAAGAGACAATAATTTGCCCGAGGGTCAAACTTTGGGAAACTTCACTGGAGAGTTCTGGGGAATTATAGCTAGCACGCAG GTCATTGGAAATTTGCTCTCGCTTGCTCTACTGAGAAATGAAAAG GATGGAGGAAGTGTCACAGGGAAAAATCTTTTATTTGTTGTGTTTCTTGGCTGCATGATAGTGGGCATTGTATTATTGTGTTTACTGTCCAAAAGAGAGGAGAAAGGATATAATGATCCATTGCATTCCTCATTCGGAGCTATGTTGGAGTCACTCAAGGACCGAAGAATGCCTTTTATTATCCCTCTTATGGTATATATAGGCCTAGAACATGCGTTTGTCTG GGCTGTATTCACAAAGAGCATTGTAACACCTGTGCTTGGCATTTCTGGAGTTGGTGGAGCCATGACTATCTATGGTGCAGCTTGTGCAGTT TGTGCACTGGTTACTGGATATTTGACCTCTGGACTTTATTCAGCTACATTAATAGTGTCATTTGGAGCTATTGTCCAGGCTGTAGTCCTATTCTGGTTGCTTCTTTTTTACAG CCCAATGGATCGAGTGCTTGGCGCAGCGGCTCCGCTACTCATAGGCGCCTTATGGGGTGTTGGTGATGGGATGTTGAATACACAATTAAATGCAGTTGTTGGACTTATGTTCGAAGATGCCAAG GAAGCTGCCTTTGCACAGTTCAAGGTCTGGGAATGTGGTGCCATTGCCACCATCTTTTTCCTGAGCCTGCACATCATGCTACAGGTCATGCTCGTGTTGATGACTGCGTCCCTCGTCATCTCATTCGGCGCGTTCCTATTCCTCACAATTGCCGTCGAGAAGTCATCATCGGCTGTCAGATCCTGA
- the LOC112885981 gene encoding UNC93-like protein 3 isoform X2, which produces MPSATRRPQPQPGCSSPRRRAARGAPRPTRTSSPPPSSSSSPPTAPPRTSKAPSTRRILYTSFTLFSVVAPPVVTRLGPKRALVVGSSGYVLFILANLVPTWYTIVPASLYLGFCALIIWVGQGTYLTSAALSHARDNNLPEGQTLGNFTGEFWGIIASTQVIGNLLSLALLRNEKDGGSVTGKNLLFVVFLGCMIVGIVLLCLLSKREEKGYNDPLHSSFGAMLESLKDRRMPFIIPLMVYIGLEHAFVWAVFTKSIVTPVLGISGVGGAMTIYGAACAVCALVTGYLTSGLYSATLIVSFGAIVQAVVLFWLLLFYSPMDRVLGAAAPLLIGALWGVGDGMLNTQLNAVVGLMFEDAKEAAFAQFKVWECGAIATIFFLSLHIMLQVMLVLMTASLVISFGAFLFLTIAVEKSSSAVRS; this is translated from the exons ATGCCCAGCGCGACGAGGaggccgcagccgcagccgggctgctcctcgccgcgccggcgggCAGCACGCGGAGCCCCGCGGCCGACGCGCACATCCTCTCCGCCGCCTTCCTCTTCGTCTTCGCCGCCTACGGCGCCGCCCAGAACCTCGAAAGCACCGTCAACACG GAGGATCCTGTACACCTCCTTCACGCTCTTCTCGGTGGTCGCGCCGCCGGTGGTGACGCGGCTGGGGCCCAAGCGCGCGCTCGTCGTCGGCAGCAGCGGCTACGTGCTCTTCATCCTCGCCAACCTCGTCCCGACATG GTACACAATAGTGCCAGCTTCACTATACCTTGGTTTTTGTGCATTGATCATTTGGGTGGGTCAG GGTACATATCTTACATCGGCTGCCCTGAGTCATGCAAGAGACAATAATTTGCCCGAGGGTCAAACTTTGGGAAACTTCACTGGAGAGTTCTGGGGAATTATAGCTAGCACGCAG GTCATTGGAAATTTGCTCTCGCTTGCTCTACTGAGAAATGAAAAG GATGGAGGAAGTGTCACAGGGAAAAATCTTTTATTTGTTGTGTTTCTTGGCTGCATGATAGTGGGCATTGTATTATTGTGTTTACTGTCCAAAAGAGAGGAGAAAGGATATAATGATCCATTGCATTCCTCATTCGGAGCTATGTTGGAGTCACTCAAGGACCGAAGAATGCCTTTTATTATCCCTCTTATGGTATATATAGGCCTAGAACATGCGTTTGTCTG GGCTGTATTCACAAAGAGCATTGTAACACCTGTGCTTGGCATTTCTGGAGTTGGTGGAGCCATGACTATCTATGGTGCAGCTTGTGCAGTT TGTGCACTGGTTACTGGATATTTGACCTCTGGACTTTATTCAGCTACATTAATAGTGTCATTTGGAGCTATTGTCCAGGCTGTAGTCCTATTCTGGTTGCTTCTTTTTTACAG CCCAATGGATCGAGTGCTTGGCGCAGCGGCTCCGCTACTCATAGGCGCCTTATGGGGTGTTGGTGATGGGATGTTGAATACACAATTAAATGCAGTTGTTGGACTTATGTTCGAAGATGCCAAG GAAGCTGCCTTTGCACAGTTCAAGGTCTGGGAATGTGGTGCCATTGCCACCATCTTTTTCCTGAGCCTGCACATCATGCTACAGGTCATGCTCGTGTTGATGACTGCGTCCCTCGTCATCTCATTCGGCGCGTTCCTATTCCTCACAATTGCCGTCGAGAAGTCATCATCGGCTGTCAGATCCTGA
- the LOC112885981 gene encoding UNC93-like protein 3 isoform X4, whose protein sequence is MDAQRDEEAAAAAGLLLAAPAGSTRSPAADAHILSAAFLFVFAAYGAAQNLESTVNTVRPLSSVSAVVAILYTSFTLFSVVAPPVVTRLGPKRALVVGSSGYVLFILANLVPTWYTIVPASLYLGFCALIIWVGQGTYLTSAALSHARDNNLPEGQTLGNFTGEFWGIIASTQVIGNLLSLALLRNEKDGGSVTGKNLLFVVFLGCMIVGIVLLCLLSKREEKGYNDPLHSSFGAMLESLKDRRMPFIIPLMVYIGLEHAFVWAVFTKSIVTPVLGISGVGGAMTIYGAACAVCALVTGYLTSGLYSATLIVSFGAIVQAVVLFWLLLFYSPMDRVLGAAAPLLIGALWGVGDGMLNTQLNAVVGLMFEDAKEAAFAQFKVWECGAIATIFFLSLHIMLQVMLVLMTASLVISFGAFLFLTIAVEKSSSAVRS, encoded by the exons ATGGATGCCCAGCGCGACGAGGaggccgcagccgcagccgggctgctcctcgccgcgccggcgggCAGCACGCGGAGCCCCGCGGCCGACGCGCACATCCTCTCCGCCGCCTTCCTCTTCGTCTTCGCCGCCTACGGCGCCGCCCAGAACCTCGAAAGCACCGTCAACACGGTACGCCCCCTATCTTCCGTTTCGGCCGTCGTGGC GATCCTGTACACCTCCTTCACGCTCTTCTCGGTGGTCGCGCCGCCGGTGGTGACGCGGCTGGGGCCCAAGCGCGCGCTCGTCGTCGGCAGCAGCGGCTACGTGCTCTTCATCCTCGCCAACCTCGTCCCGACATG GTACACAATAGTGCCAGCTTCACTATACCTTGGTTTTTGTGCATTGATCATTTGGGTGGGTCAG GGTACATATCTTACATCGGCTGCCCTGAGTCATGCAAGAGACAATAATTTGCCCGAGGGTCAAACTTTGGGAAACTTCACTGGAGAGTTCTGGGGAATTATAGCTAGCACGCAG GTCATTGGAAATTTGCTCTCGCTTGCTCTACTGAGAAATGAAAAG GATGGAGGAAGTGTCACAGGGAAAAATCTTTTATTTGTTGTGTTTCTTGGCTGCATGATAGTGGGCATTGTATTATTGTGTTTACTGTCCAAAAGAGAGGAGAAAGGATATAATGATCCATTGCATTCCTCATTCGGAGCTATGTTGGAGTCACTCAAGGACCGAAGAATGCCTTTTATTATCCCTCTTATGGTATATATAGGCCTAGAACATGCGTTTGTCTG GGCTGTATTCACAAAGAGCATTGTAACACCTGTGCTTGGCATTTCTGGAGTTGGTGGAGCCATGACTATCTATGGTGCAGCTTGTGCAGTT TGTGCACTGGTTACTGGATATTTGACCTCTGGACTTTATTCAGCTACATTAATAGTGTCATTTGGAGCTATTGTCCAGGCTGTAGTCCTATTCTGGTTGCTTCTTTTTTACAG CCCAATGGATCGAGTGCTTGGCGCAGCGGCTCCGCTACTCATAGGCGCCTTATGGGGTGTTGGTGATGGGATGTTGAATACACAATTAAATGCAGTTGTTGGACTTATGTTCGAAGATGCCAAG GAAGCTGCCTTTGCACAGTTCAAGGTCTGGGAATGTGGTGCCATTGCCACCATCTTTTTCCTGAGCCTGCACATCATGCTACAGGTCATGCTCGTGTTGATGACTGCGTCCCTCGTCATCTCATTCGGCGCGTTCCTATTCCTCACAATTGCCGTCGAGAAGTCATCATCGGCTGTCAGATCCTGA
- the LOC112885983 gene encoding diaminopimelate epimerase, chloroplastic isoform X1 has translation MTPAAAATTSFAAAATVAAPTAPFRACVRLPLRGGPGAPRRAVASMAVSTPRSAAAASFLERRESERALHFVKYQGLGNDFIMVDNRDSSVPKVTPEEAAKLCDRNFGIGADGVIFVMPGSNGADYTMRIFNSDGSEPEMCGNGVRCFARFIAELENLQGTHSFTIHTGAGLIIPEIQSDGQVKVDMGEPILSGPDIPTKLLATKNKAVVQAELDVEGRTWHVTCVSMGNPHCVTFGAKDLKQVLQVDDLKLSEIGPKFEHHEMFPARTNTEFVQVLSRSHLKMRVWERGAGATLACGTGACAVVVAAVLEGRAERKCVVDLPGGPLKIEWREDDNHVYMTGPAEAVFYGSVAH, from the exons AtgacgcccgccgccgccgccaccacctccttcgccgccgccgccaccgtcgcgGCGCCCACAGCCCCGTTCCGCGCCTGCGTCCGACTTCCGCTCCGCGGGGGCCCCGGTGCTcctcgccgcgccgtcgcctcgaTGGCCGTTTCCACCCCgaggtccgccgccgccgcctcgttcCTCGAGCGCCGCGAGTCCGAGCGCGCCCTCCACTTCGTCAAGTACCAGGGCCTGGGAAACGACTTCATCATG GTGGACAATCGGGATTCGTCTGTGCCGAAGGTGACTcctgaggaagcggcgaagctgTGCGACCGGAACTTCGGCATTGGCGCCGACGGCGTCATCTTCGTCATGCCGGGGTCCAATGGCGCGGACTACACTATGAGGATCTTCAACTCCGACGGCAGCGAGCCGGAG ATGTGTGGTAATGGAGTCCGTTGCTTTGCTCGGTTTATAGCTGAGCTTGAAAACCTGCAGGGAACACATAG CTTCACGATTCATACTGGTGCTGGACTGATCATTCCTGAAATACAAAGTGATGGGCAG GTAAAGGTTGATATGGGCGAGCCCATCCTTTCTGGACCAGACATCCCCACAAAACTGCTAGCTACCAAGAACAAAGCTGTTGTCCAAGCTGAATTGGATGTTGAGGGCAGAACATGGCATGTAACATGTGTTAGCATGGGCAACCCTCACTGTGTCACATTTGGTGCGAAGGACTTAAAG CAGGTCTTGCAGGTTGATGATCTAAAGCTTAGTGAAATCGGGCCTAAATTTGAGCATCATGAAATGTTTCCTGCTCGCACCAACACAG AATTTGTACAGGTTTTGTCTCGCTCACACCTCAAAATGCGAGTTTGGGAGCGCGGTGCTG GAGCAACTCTCGCTTGTGGTACTGGTGCTTGTGcagttgttgttgctgctgttcTTGAGGGCCGAGCTGAGCGG AAATGCGTAGTTGATTTGCCTGGTGGACCATTGAAAATAGAGTGGAGGGAGGATGACAATCATGTTTACATGACTGGTCCGGCAGAGGCCGTCTTTTATGGATCTGTTGCTCACTAG
- the LOC112885983 gene encoding diaminopimelate epimerase, chloroplastic isoform X2, whose amino-acid sequence MTPAAAATTSFAAAATVAAPTAPFRACVRLPLRGGPGAPRRAVASMAVSTPRSAAAASFLERRESERALHFVKYQGLGNDFIMVDNRDSSVPKVTPEEAAKLCDRNFGIGADGVIFVMPGSNGADYTMRIFNSDGSEPEMCGNGVRCFARFIAELENLQGTHSFTIHTGAGLIIPEIQSDGQVKVDMGEPILSGPDIPTKLLATKNKAVVQAELDVEGRTWHVTCVSMGNPHCVTFGAKDLKVLQVDDLKLSEIGPKFEHHEMFPARTNTEFVQVLSRSHLKMRVWERGAGATLACGTGACAVVVAAVLEGRAERKCVVDLPGGPLKIEWREDDNHVYMTGPAEAVFYGSVAH is encoded by the exons AtgacgcccgccgccgccgccaccacctccttcgccgccgccgccaccgtcgcgGCGCCCACAGCCCCGTTCCGCGCCTGCGTCCGACTTCCGCTCCGCGGGGGCCCCGGTGCTcctcgccgcgccgtcgcctcgaTGGCCGTTTCCACCCCgaggtccgccgccgccgcctcgttcCTCGAGCGCCGCGAGTCCGAGCGCGCCCTCCACTTCGTCAAGTACCAGGGCCTGGGAAACGACTTCATCATG GTGGACAATCGGGATTCGTCTGTGCCGAAGGTGACTcctgaggaagcggcgaagctgTGCGACCGGAACTTCGGCATTGGCGCCGACGGCGTCATCTTCGTCATGCCGGGGTCCAATGGCGCGGACTACACTATGAGGATCTTCAACTCCGACGGCAGCGAGCCGGAG ATGTGTGGTAATGGAGTCCGTTGCTTTGCTCGGTTTATAGCTGAGCTTGAAAACCTGCAGGGAACACATAG CTTCACGATTCATACTGGTGCTGGACTGATCATTCCTGAAATACAAAGTGATGGGCAG GTAAAGGTTGATATGGGCGAGCCCATCCTTTCTGGACCAGACATCCCCACAAAACTGCTAGCTACCAAGAACAAAGCTGTTGTCCAAGCTGAATTGGATGTTGAGGGCAGAACATGGCATGTAACATGTGTTAGCATGGGCAACCCTCACTGTGTCACATTTGGTGCGAAGGACTTAAAG GTCTTGCAGGTTGATGATCTAAAGCTTAGTGAAATCGGGCCTAAATTTGAGCATCATGAAATGTTTCCTGCTCGCACCAACACAG AATTTGTACAGGTTTTGTCTCGCTCACACCTCAAAATGCGAGTTTGGGAGCGCGGTGCTG GAGCAACTCTCGCTTGTGGTACTGGTGCTTGTGcagttgttgttgctgctgttcTTGAGGGCCGAGCTGAGCGG AAATGCGTAGTTGATTTGCCTGGTGGACCATTGAAAATAGAGTGGAGGGAGGATGACAATCATGTTTACATGACTGGTCCGGCAGAGGCCGTCTTTTATGGATCTGTTGCTCACTAG